From Acinonyx jubatus isolate Ajub_Pintada_27869175 chromosome F2, VMU_Ajub_asm_v1.0, whole genome shotgun sequence, the proteins below share one genomic window:
- the KCNS2 gene encoding potassium voltage-gated channel subfamily S member 2, with product MTRRSLWDVSEANVEDGEIRINVGGFKRRLRSHTLLRFPETRLGRLLLCHSREAILELCDDYDDVQREFYFDRNPELFPYVLHFYHTGKLHVMAELCVFSFSQEIEYWGINEFFIDSCCSYSYHGRKVEPEQEKWDEQSDQESTTSSFDEILAFYNDASKFDGQPLGNFRRQLWLALDNPGYSVLSRVFSILSILVVLGSIITMCLNSLPDFQIPDSQGNPGEDPRFEIVEHFGIAWFTFELVARFAVAPDFLKFFKNALNLIDLMSIVPFYITLVVNLVVESTPTLANLGRVAQVLRLMRIFRILKLARHSTGLRSLGATLKYSYKEVGLLLLYLSVGISIFSVVAYTIEKEENEGLTTIPACWWWATVSMTTVGYGDVVPGTTAGKLTASACILAGILVVVLPITLIFNKFSHFYRRQKQLESAMRSCDFGDGMKEVPSVNLRDYYAHKVKSLMASLTNMSRSSPSELSLNDSLH from the coding sequence ATGACCCGCCGGAGCCTGTGGGACGTGTCGGAGGCCAACGTCGAAGATGGAGAGATCCGCATCAACGTAGGAGGCTTCAAGAGGCGGCTGCGCTCGCACACCCTGCTGCGCTTTCCTGAGACGCGTCTGGGCCGCCTGCTGCTTTGCCACTCGCGCGAGGCCATTCTGGAGCTCTGTGATGACTACGACGATGTCCAGCGTGAGTTCTACTTTGACCGCAACCCCGAGCTCTTCCCCTATGTGCTGCATTTCTACCACACTGGCAAGCTTCACGTCATGGCCGAGCTGTGCGTCTTCTCCTTCAGCCAGGAGATCGAGTACTGGGGCATAAACGAGTTCTTCATCGACTCCTGCTGCAGCTACAGCTACCATGGCCGCAAAGTGGAGCCCGAACAGGAGAAGTGGGATGAGCAGAGCGACCAGGAGAGCACCACATCCTCCTTCGATGAGATCCTGGCCTTCTACAACGATGCCTCCAAGTTTGATGGGCAGCCGCTGGGCAACTTCCGCAGGCAGCTGTGGCTGGCGCTGGACAACCCTGGCTACTCGGTCTTGAGCAGGGTCTTCAGCATCTTGTCCATCCTGGTGGTGTTGGGGTCCATCATCACCATGTGCCTGAATAGCCTGCCGGACTTCCAAATACCTGACAGCCAGGGCAACCCTGGAGAGGACCCCAGGTTCGAAATTGTGGAGCACTTTGGTATCGCCTGGTTCACGTTTGAGCTGGTGGCCAGGTTTGCTGTGGCCCCTGACTTCCTCAAATTTTTCAAGAATGCCCTAAACCTTATTGACCTCATGTCCATTGTACCCTTTTACATCACTCTGGTGGTGAATCTGGTGGTAGAGAGCACACCTACCCTGGCCAACTTGGGCAGGGTGGCCCAGGTCCTGAGGCTGATGCGGATTTTCCGCATCTTAAAGCTGGCTAGACACTCCACTGGCCTCCGCTCCCTGGGCGCCACCCTGAAATACAGCTACAAAGAAGTAGGGCTGCttttgctctatctctctgtggGGATTTCCATCTTCTCTGTAGTGGCCTACACCATTGAAAAGGAGGAGAATGAGGGCCTGACCACCATCCCTGCCTGCTGGTGGTGGGCCACCGTCAGTATGACCACTGTGGGGTACGGGGATGTGGTCCCGGGAACCACCGCAGGGAAGCTGACCGCCTCTGCCTGCATCTTGGCGGGTATCCTGGTGGTGGTACTGCCCATCACCTTGATCTTCAACAAGTTCTCCCACTTTTATCGGCGCCAAAAGCAACTTGAGAGTGCCATGCGCAGCTGTGACTTCGGAGATGGAATGAAGGAGGTTCCCTCTGTCAATTTAAGGGACTACTATGCACATAAAGTTAAATCCCTCATGGCAAGCCTGACGAACATGAGCAGGAGCTCACCAAGTGAACTAAGTTTAAATGATTCCCTACATTAA